A stretch of the Desulforamulus ferrireducens genome encodes the following:
- a CDS encoding molybdopterin-dependent aldehyde oxidoreductase gives MIKKKLIINGCNTVLICDPETMLVDVLRGQLHLTGTKVGCGKAQCGACSVILNGKVVMACAMKMKRIPDDSIITTIEGIGTPTNLHALQLAWVKHGAAQCGYCSPGFIVSAKGLLDENPNPTREEVRDWFQKHNNVCRCTGYKPLVDAVMAAAQLLRGEISVEDLGFQMPEDGKILGTDYPRPSAIAKVTGTIEYGSDFGLEMPPGTLQLKLVQAQVSHAKILSIDVSEAEKMPGVYKVVTHKDIKGRNRINGLNFPSNKGDSYDRPILCDEKVFQFGDAIAIVCADTEANAQAAVEKVKVELEVLPAYMSAPAAMEPDAIEIHPGTPNVYYKQTIAKGEDTAPLMEKADVVVAMEDLYVGRQPHLPIEPDVAAAYYDENGNLQILSKSIGLDLHALMIAEGLGLEAGKNLFLSQFPGVGGTFGYKFSPTIEALVGAACMATGKPVFLNFNYYQQITYTGKRSPFFVDLKYGATKDGKIIAMESNWAVDHGPYSEFGDLLTLRGAQFIGAGYGIPNIRGTGYTVCTNHCWGSAFRAYGSPQSFFASETLMDVLAEKLGMDPLELRYINAYRPGDTNPSGHEPEVYSMVDLIDAIRPKYQAALERAKELSTPEKKRGVGVAVGAYGCGLDGVDGAEVWAELLADGRVQISTNWQDHGQGADIGLLATSHEVLRAMGIKPEQIKLVTNDMNVAPAGGPAGGSRSQLVIGNAAVNACEQLVKALQKEDGTYMTYDEAVANNLPLKYVGKWSTAADNCTACDENAQGKPFATYMYGVFLAEVEVDTKTGKVSVVKMTLAADVGEIINKAVVDGQIYGGLAQGIGLALSEDFEDLKKHTTMRACGIPYIKDVPDDLEIIYVNKTRKIGPHGASGVGELPLTAPHAAIANAIYNACGVRITQLPALPEKVLAGLQGKEIPVVRRPIKHPEF, from the coding sequence TTGATTAAGAAGAAGCTTATTATCAACGGCTGCAACACCGTGTTGATTTGCGACCCGGAAACTATGTTAGTGGATGTCCTGCGTGGCCAGCTACATCTCACCGGTACTAAAGTCGGTTGCGGCAAAGCTCAATGTGGTGCTTGCTCAGTCATCCTTAATGGTAAGGTAGTTATGGCCTGTGCCATGAAGATGAAGCGCATTCCCGATGATTCCATCATCACCACCATTGAGGGCATCGGTACCCCCACCAACCTGCACGCCTTACAATTGGCTTGGGTTAAACATGGTGCCGCCCAGTGTGGCTATTGCTCCCCCGGTTTCATTGTTTCTGCCAAAGGTCTGTTAGATGAAAACCCTAACCCCACCCGGGAAGAAGTAAGGGATTGGTTCCAGAAGCATAATAACGTCTGCCGTTGCACCGGTTACAAGCCTTTGGTAGATGCTGTTATGGCCGCGGCTCAACTGCTGCGTGGTGAAATTTCCGTAGAGGATCTGGGCTTCCAGATGCCAGAGGATGGCAAGATCCTGGGCACCGATTATCCCCGCCCCTCTGCCATAGCCAAGGTTACCGGTACCATCGAATACGGTTCTGATTTTGGTTTGGAGATGCCTCCCGGCACCCTGCAGCTTAAACTGGTGCAAGCACAGGTATCCCATGCTAAGATTTTATCCATTGATGTAAGCGAAGCAGAAAAAATGCCCGGCGTTTATAAAGTAGTAACCCATAAGGATATTAAAGGAAGAAACCGTATTAACGGCTTAAACTTCCCCAGCAACAAGGGTGATAGCTACGACCGTCCCATCCTGTGTGACGAAAAGGTCTTCCAGTTTGGTGACGCCATCGCCATTGTCTGTGCTGACACCGAAGCCAATGCCCAGGCTGCGGTAGAAAAGGTAAAAGTGGAATTAGAAGTACTGCCGGCTTACATGAGCGCTCCTGCTGCTATGGAACCGGATGCCATTGAAATTCACCCCGGTACTCCTAACGTTTACTACAAACAAACCATCGCCAAGGGCGAGGACACCGCACCTCTCATGGAGAAGGCTGATGTTGTGGTAGCTATGGAAGACCTCTATGTGGGTCGCCAGCCCCACCTGCCCATTGAGCCGGACGTGGCTGCTGCCTACTATGATGAAAACGGCAACCTGCAAATCCTCTCCAAGAGTATCGGCTTGGATCTCCATGCCCTGATGATTGCCGAAGGTCTTGGCTTGGAAGCTGGCAAGAACCTGTTCCTGTCCCAGTTCCCAGGCGTAGGTGGTACCTTTGGTTATAAGTTCAGCCCCACCATTGAAGCTCTGGTAGGTGCTGCTTGCATGGCCACCGGCAAGCCTGTCTTCCTCAACTTTAACTACTATCAGCAAATTACTTACACCGGTAAACGGTCACCCTTCTTTGTGGACCTTAAGTATGGTGCCACTAAGGATGGTAAAATCATCGCCATGGAAAGCAACTGGGCAGTGGATCACGGTCCCTACTCCGAATTTGGCGATCTCCTAACCCTGCGGGGCGCCCAATTTATTGGTGCCGGTTACGGTATTCCCAACATCCGTGGTACTGGTTACACCGTTTGTACCAACCATTGTTGGGGTTCCGCCTTCCGGGCTTATGGATCACCCCAGAGCTTCTTTGCCTCAGAAACCCTTATGGATGTATTAGCTGAGAAGCTGGGTATGGATCCGCTGGAGTTACGTTATATCAACGCTTACCGTCCCGGCGATACCAACCCCTCTGGCCATGAACCGGAAGTATATTCCATGGTAGACTTAATTGATGCCATCCGTCCCAAATATCAGGCAGCCCTGGAGAGAGCTAAAGAACTCTCTACACCCGAGAAGAAGCGTGGTGTGGGTGTAGCTGTAGGTGCCTATGGTTGTGGTTTGGACGGTGTAGACGGCGCTGAAGTCTGGGCAGAACTGCTGGCTGACGGTCGGGTGCAAATCAGCACCAACTGGCAGGATCACGGCCAAGGCGCTGATATAGGTCTACTGGCCACTTCCCACGAAGTCCTGCGTGCCATGGGTATTAAGCCGGAGCAAATCAAACTGGTCACCAACGACATGAACGTAGCACCCGCCGGTGGTCCTGCCGGTGGCAGCCGCTCCCAGTTGGTTATTGGTAACGCGGCAGTAAATGCTTGCGAACAACTGGTGAAAGCTCTGCAGAAGGAAGATGGCACCTACATGACCTATGATGAAGCAGTGGCCAATAACCTGCCCCTCAAGTATGTAGGCAAGTGGAGTACCGCTGCGGATAATTGCACTGCTTGTGATGAAAATGCTCAGGGCAAACCCTTTGCCACCTATATGTACGGTGTCTTCCTGGCTGAAGTAGAGGTAGATACCAAGACCGGTAAGGTTAGTGTGGTTAAGATGACCCTGGCTGCCGACGTTGGAGAAATTATCAACAAGGCCGTGGTGGATGGACAAATCTACGGTGGCTTGGCTCAGGGCATTGGTTTGGCCCTCAGTGAAGATTTCGAAGACCTGAAGAAACACACTACCATGCGTGCTTGCGGTATACCCTATATCAAGGATGTACCCGATGATTTGGAAATTATCTATGTCAACAAGACTCGTAAGATCGGACCTCATGGTGCCAGCGGTGTTGGCGAATTGCCACTGACTGCACCTCACGCAGCCATTGCTAACGCTATTTACAATGCCTGCGGCGTACGCATTACTCAACTGCCTGCTTTACCGGAGAAGGTTCTGGCTGGTCTGCAGGGTAAAGAAATTCCTGTGGTTAGACGTCCTATTAAGCATCCCGAGTTTTAA
- a CDS encoding methyl-accepting chemotaxis protein, producing MRLNLMGKMMVGFGIILFLMLGTSIYLVQQMKNIDQNYEELITKNAMARYQTTLAIAEVQGAVSSVRAYQISGKPEDAAKAAQSIKAAEEALEILKAVVSTEQEETALNEFVTCLSNFKLYSNNLINLITQREALEGAAWEVANLNIVDVINNNEGIINDMVRAGKALALIESDILEQKNQANTKQADGSIALAMTLTVIIVLLGMAVAYYVARLISKPIQAVNQAAAQIATGDLTAEEIKINSQDEIGQLAKSFNAMFVNLKDMVQKIQHHANSVAASAGELSAGAENVSAGATETAATMTEFATSLEHIANNVQEVSRTSASTVNQAHQGRQQVVQVTEQFAVNARIAGEVYRIVEILNAKSRDISKIVDLITQIADQTNLLALNAAIEAARAGEQGRGFAVVAEEVRKLAEQSANSTKQIGAIISGIQLETQNAFAEMELARDIVEKITQSLKELENGFAGIVTSVDGLATQIQEVNSTTEQISAGVQNVVAANEEQNATMEEVAATAQSLARMAEELESLVGNFKVAQVADDEHIKVPVEQQA from the coding sequence ATGCGGCTTAATCTAATGGGCAAAATGATGGTAGGATTCGGCATAATCCTGTTTTTGATGCTAGGTACCAGTATTTACCTGGTACAGCAAATGAAAAATATTGACCAAAACTATGAAGAATTAATTACTAAGAATGCCATGGCGCGTTACCAGACAACCCTGGCAATCGCAGAGGTCCAGGGTGCTGTTAGTAGTGTCAGAGCTTATCAGATTTCCGGTAAGCCGGAGGATGCTGCCAAGGCTGCTCAATCAATTAAGGCGGCAGAGGAGGCGCTTGAGATATTAAAGGCTGTGGTAAGCACTGAGCAAGAAGAAACTGCCTTAAATGAATTTGTCACCTGCCTTTCTAACTTTAAATTGTATTCCAATAACCTGATTAATTTAATTACCCAGAGGGAAGCTTTAGAGGGAGCCGCATGGGAGGTGGCTAACCTTAATATAGTAGATGTTATTAACAATAACGAGGGAATAATCAATGATATGGTTAGAGCCGGCAAGGCCCTGGCATTAATAGAAAGCGATATTCTGGAGCAAAAAAATCAGGCCAATACCAAGCAGGCGGATGGGTCAATTGCCCTGGCCATGACCCTAACAGTTATTATTGTCCTGCTGGGTATGGCTGTAGCCTACTATGTGGCCAGACTTATTTCTAAACCCATCCAGGCGGTGAACCAAGCAGCGGCCCAAATTGCCACCGGGGATCTTACCGCTGAGGAAATTAAGATCAACTCCCAGGATGAGATTGGTCAACTGGCCAAGTCCTTTAATGCCATGTTTGTCAATTTGAAGGATATGGTACAAAAAATTCAACATCACGCCAATAGTGTTGCTGCCTCAGCCGGGGAATTATCTGCCGGGGCAGAAAATGTTTCTGCCGGGGCCACGGAAACCGCCGCCACCATGACAGAATTTGCTACCAGCCTTGAACATATTGCTAATAATGTTCAGGAGGTATCCCGTACCTCGGCCAGTACTGTAAATCAGGCCCATCAAGGACGCCAACAGGTGGTTCAGGTTACTGAACAGTTTGCGGTTAATGCGAGGATTGCTGGAGAAGTTTATCGTATAGTCGAGATTTTAAACGCCAAGTCTCGAGATATATCCAAGATTGTTGATCTTATTACCCAAATTGCTGACCAAACAAACCTCCTGGCTTTAAATGCTGCCATTGAGGCCGCCCGGGCAGGGGAACAGGGGCGTGGCTTTGCTGTGGTGGCGGAAGAAGTGCGCAAGTTAGCTGAACAATCTGCTAACTCCACCAAACAAATTGGCGCTATTATTAGTGGTATTCAGCTGGAAACCCAAAATGCTTTTGCTGAAATGGAGTTAGCCCGCGATATCGTAGAAAAAATTACTCAGTCTTTAAAAGAATTAGAAAACGGTTTTGCCGGCATAGTTACCTCTGTGGACGGCCTAGCCACACAAATCCAAGAGGTTAATTCCACCACCGAGCAAATTTCTGCCGGTGTACAAAATGTGGTGGCTGCCAACGAAGAACAAAACGCCACCATGGAAGAGGTAGCGGCTACTGCCCAGAGTTTAGCCAGAATGGCAGAAGAACTGGAAAGTTTAGTCGGTAACTTTAAAGTTGCCCAAGTAGCGGATGATGAACACATAAAAGTGCCTGTTGAACAACAGGCATGA
- a CDS encoding MATE family efflux transporter, translated as MNRSDAMRDQKIGRLLFSFSLPAIVGMLVNSLYNIVDRIFVGRGVGSLAIAATTVAFPIMIILMAVSMLIGVGATALISIRLGEQKKEEAEKVAGNAAAMLVLLPALFAIIFLLFTEPILVAFGASEAVLPYAQDFVHIIMLGSVFGSISIGMNNFIRAEGNPRMAMNTQILGAVINVVLNYIFIFKMGLGIKGSALATVISQFISAIWVLSYFFTGRSLVKIRLKYLKPQWPILLSIMAIGFAPFAMQVANSIQQLILNKTLMTYGGDLALSAVGILMSVSTLLFMPILGISQGAQPIIGYNYGARQYQRVKETLKIAVIASTAIAVTGFLVLMIWPQEIIGLFSKDKQLIALTTHAMTIFFALMPALGFQIICSTYFQAVGKARESAILSLSRQVLLFIPLLLILPHFWGIDGVWRTAPIADLLAVVITAIVIYRELKKLAVEPATSLNTNMNTNQLQPTGQRG; from the coding sequence ATGAATCGTTCCGACGCAATGCGTGATCAAAAGATCGGTAGATTATTATTTAGTTTTTCTTTACCAGCCATTGTAGGTATGCTGGTTAACTCTCTATATAATATCGTAGACAGGATTTTTGTGGGCCGTGGGGTAGGCTCATTAGCCATTGCCGCCACCACTGTGGCTTTTCCCATTATGATAATTCTTATGGCAGTTTCCATGTTGATCGGGGTTGGTGCCACAGCTTTAATATCCATTCGGTTAGGTGAGCAGAAAAAGGAAGAGGCTGAAAAGGTGGCGGGCAATGCCGCAGCCATGCTAGTCCTCTTGCCAGCACTTTTTGCCATTATATTTTTACTTTTTACAGAACCTATTTTAGTAGCCTTTGGGGCCAGTGAGGCTGTACTGCCTTATGCCCAGGATTTTGTCCACATTATCATGCTTGGTTCGGTTTTTGGCTCCATTAGCATAGGCATGAATAACTTTATCCGCGCCGAAGGTAACCCTAGGATGGCCATGAATACACAAATACTGGGAGCGGTAATTAATGTGGTACTAAACTACATCTTTATCTTCAAGATGGGTTTAGGAATCAAAGGCTCTGCTTTGGCTACAGTAATTTCCCAATTTATTTCGGCAATCTGGGTGCTAAGTTATTTCTTTACAGGCCGCAGTCTGGTAAAGATCAGGCTGAAGTACCTCAAGCCACAGTGGCCTATTTTACTAAGCATTATGGCCATTGGCTTTGCGCCCTTCGCTATGCAGGTTGCTAACAGTATCCAACAACTGATTTTAAACAAAACTTTGATGACCTACGGCGGCGATCTAGCCCTTTCGGCAGTGGGGATTTTGATGAGTGTATCTACCCTTCTCTTCATGCCCATCCTGGGGATCAGCCAGGGGGCTCAACCGATTATCGGCTATAATTATGGCGCCCGTCAATATCAACGGGTTAAAGAAACTTTGAAAATTGCCGTTATCGCCAGCACTGCCATTGCCGTAACGGGATTTCTTGTCTTAATGATTTGGCCCCAGGAGATAATCGGTTTATTCAGCAAAGATAAACAATTGATTGCCTTAACAACCCATGCCATGACTATTTTCTTTGCCTTGATGCCGGCCCTTGGTTTCCAAATCATTTGCTCCACCTATTTCCAAGCAGTGGGCAAGGCACGGGAATCAGCTATCCTCAGTTTATCCAGACAAGTATTGCTGTTTATCCCGTTGCTCCTGATTTTACCGCATTTCTGGGGCATAGATGGGGTTTGGCGAACCGCACCCATTGCGGATCTTCTGGCAGTGGTAATTACCGCCATCGTCATCTATCGGGAATTAAAGAAACTGGCTGTAGAACCAGCAACCAGTTTGAATACAAATATGAATACAAATCAATTACAACCAACTGGCCAAAGAGGTTAA
- a CDS encoding molybdopterin-binding protein produces the protein MKMVPVQEAVGMVLCHDITQIIPGKFKGRAFKKGHVIRYEDIPKLLDIGKQNIYVWEVNKDLLHEDEAAMRIATAAAGNGIALTEPKEGKVNLVAQHRGLLKVNTQALYNINEQEEVMFATLHTNQLVEQDKVVAGTRIIPLVINNGKIQNIEEICRNNFPLVEVKPLQSKRVGIVTTGSEVYHGRIEDKFGPVVTKKVEALGSTVIKQIFVSDSTEMIVDAINQLLREGADLITVTGGMSVDPDDVTPAGIRAAGGRIVTYGAPTLPGAMFMVAYLGKVPVLGLPGCVMYSRSSIFDLVLPRILAGEEISRRDIVALGHGGLCVNCPQCRYPDCGFGKSV, from the coding sequence ATGAAGATGGTACCGGTGCAAGAGGCAGTGGGCATGGTTCTCTGCCATGATATTACCCAAATTATCCCGGGTAAATTTAAAGGGCGGGCCTTTAAAAAAGGCCACGTGATAAGGTATGAGGATATTCCCAAGCTTTTGGATATCGGCAAGCAAAATATTTATGTATGGGAAGTAAACAAAGACCTGCTGCATGAGGATGAAGCGGCCATGAGAATTGCCACTGCTGCAGCGGGCAACGGTATTGCCCTGACCGAACCCAAAGAAGGCAAAGTAAACCTGGTAGCGCAACACAGGGGACTCCTTAAGGTAAATACCCAAGCTCTGTACAACATTAACGAACAGGAAGAGGTGATGTTTGCCACCTTACACACCAACCAACTGGTTGAGCAGGACAAGGTGGTGGCTGGTACTAGAATTATTCCCCTGGTTATTAATAATGGAAAAATCCAGAATATTGAGGAAATATGTCGAAATAATTTTCCGCTGGTGGAGGTCAAACCCTTACAAAGCAAAAGAGTCGGGATTGTCACCACCGGCAGTGAGGTGTATCACGGTCGCATTGAAGACAAGTTTGGCCCGGTGGTAACCAAAAAGGTAGAGGCCCTGGGCAGCACTGTTATTAAACAAATTTTTGTCTCTGACAGTACAGAGATGATTGTTGATGCCATTAATCAATTATTGAGAGAGGGGGCTGATCTAATCACCGTTACCGGCGGTATGTCTGTGGACCCGGATGATGTAACACCAGCGGGAATCAGAGCTGCCGGGGGACGAATAGTTACCTACGGTGCACCTACCTTACCAGGGGCTATGTTTATGGTGGCCTATCTGGGCAAGGTACCTGTGCTGGGGCTGCCCGGCTGTGTCATGTACAGCCGCAGCAGCATTTTTGACCTGGTGTTACCTCGCATTTTGGCGGGGGAAGAAATTAGCCGCCGGGATATTGTGGCACTGGGTCACGGGGGATTATGTGTAAACTGTCCTCAATGTCGTTATCCGGATTGTGGTTTTGGTAAAAGTGTTTAG
- a CDS encoding substrate-binding domain-containing protein, whose product MKKHSAKLMAALFSLVLLVAVAGCGSQPAQEEAKPVEKAAGEILMASTIGPIDAGIVAALEDAFAEKTGILVRHVGAGTGEALKIGQSGNVDLVMVHAKALEEKFVAEGYGTKRIDLMYNDFVIMGPAEDPAQIKGLKSATEALQKIAQTQAHFVTRGDNSGTHVKEKEIWQAAGITPEGNWYEKFARGAEGNVPTLKYTDEKNAYTLIDRATYLTLKNDLKLQVLVEKDENLLNYITLIPVNPEKFPGVKHDLVMQFVDFATGKEGQTIIKEFGVDKYGEPLFFPNSEVGKNL is encoded by the coding sequence TTGAAGAAACACTCAGCAAAACTAATGGCAGCTTTATTCTCCCTGGTATTACTGGTGGCTGTAGCGGGCTGTGGCAGCCAACCGGCTCAGGAGGAAGCAAAGCCGGTTGAAAAAGCGGCCGGAGAAATATTGATGGCCTCGACCATCGGCCCCATTGACGCCGGTATTGTTGCCGCTTTAGAAGATGCCTTTGCCGAGAAGACAGGTATTTTGGTGCGCCATGTTGGCGCAGGTACCGGCGAAGCATTGAAAATTGGTCAATCCGGTAATGTGGATCTGGTCATGGTACACGCTAAAGCACTGGAAGAAAAATTTGTTGCCGAGGGCTATGGCACAAAGCGTATTGACCTAATGTATAACGACTTTGTTATTATGGGGCCAGCTGAGGACCCAGCCCAAATTAAGGGTTTAAAGAGCGCCACTGAAGCACTGCAAAAAATTGCCCAGACCCAAGCTCACTTTGTAACCCGGGGAGACAACTCCGGCACTCATGTGAAGGAAAAGGAAATTTGGCAAGCTGCCGGTATTACCCCGGAGGGAAATTGGTACGAAAAATTTGCCCGGGGTGCCGAAGGTAACGTCCCCACCCTGAAATATACCGATGAAAAAAACGCCTACACGCTCATAGACCGCGCCACCTACTTAACCCTTAAGAATGATCTAAAGCTACAGGTACTGGTGGAAAAGGACGAGAACCTGCTTAACTATATTACTTTGATTCCTGTTAATCCCGAAAAATTCCCCGGGGTTAAGCATGATTTAGTGATGCAATTTGTGGATTTTGCCACCGGCAAAGAGGGACAAACCATTATCAAGGAGTTTGGTGTAGACAAATACGGTGAACCTCTCTTCTTCCCCAACTCCGAGGTGGGTAAAAACTTGTAG
- a CDS encoding MarR family winged helix-turn-helix transcriptional regulator translates to MNNEQAKEIHLLLFTFIATFHEKILINFRKCADLQPRLKKNHAKVLHVLYRQDSLTPTELGKMLDIEKGGLTTIIDKLEDTGLLVRLADPNDRRKTLLSLSPEGKKYMENVIQKFRTTLMELFKDVDSKELDKYIENLRYITEFMQKLK, encoded by the coding sequence ATGAATAATGAACAGGCTAAAGAAATACATTTATTATTGTTTACCTTTATTGCTACCTTTCACGAAAAAATTCTGATTAATTTTCGTAAATGTGCAGATTTGCAACCCAGATTAAAAAAGAATCATGCTAAAGTTCTTCATGTCCTTTATCGACAAGACAGCCTAACTCCCACTGAATTAGGTAAAATGCTGGATATAGAAAAGGGAGGGCTAACCACCATTATCGATAAGTTAGAGGACACCGGCTTACTGGTGCGTTTGGCTGATCCTAATGATCGTCGCAAAACCTTACTCTCCCTCAGCCCTGAGGGAAAGAAATATATGGAAAATGTTATACAAAAATTCCGCACAACTCTCATGGAACTTTTTAAGGATGTGGACTCGAAGGAACTGGATAAATATATTGAAAACTTGCGCTACATCACTGAGTTTATGCAAAAATTAAAATAG
- a CDS encoding DUF6530 family protein has protein sequence MKIPTTLKHKPVIISDNYENVDGRYAYNSDAKGLSLGLAQWNDRGKVDISAKVWRHTGGKWSRQSEELPLHRVLDLAILICRAKLHFREAYRYEHLYDPAQPVIDRVGLQGDAMTVAVCTDNEKINEDIKLFNQALSNDDELISERLRTLARILKEMGY, from the coding sequence ATGAAAATACCAACTACCTTAAAGCATAAACCGGTTATTATTTCGGACAACTATGAAAATGTTGATGGTAGATATGCCTACAACTCAGATGCCAAGGGGCTTTCCCTGGGTTTAGCCCAGTGGAACGACCGGGGCAAGGTGGATATTTCGGCTAAGGTGTGGCGACACACCGGCGGCAAATGGTCCAGACAATCTGAAGAATTACCTTTACATCGTGTGTTGGATCTGGCCATTCTGATTTGCCGGGCAAAGCTTCATTTTCGAGAGGCTTATCGCTATGAGCATTTATACGATCCTGCCCAACCCGTTATTGATAGAGTGGGTTTACAGGGCGATGCCATGACCGTGGCAGTATGTACCGACAATGAAAAGATTAATGAAGACATTAAGTTATTTAACCAGGCACTCAGTAATGATGATGAACTTATCAGCGAACGTTTGCGTACCTTAGCAAGAATTTTAAAGGAAATGGGCTATTAG
- a CDS encoding VOC family protein translates to MLTKLLHVSVPVDDYDEALKWYTEKLGLEVRKDNTFGEGYRFIAVGAKQQPDVEIVLNKNIPGVVEVGKVSGWVFGTDNCRQQVETLREQGVQILSEPEEVPWGIQAAIADPYGNSFVLVEERK, encoded by the coding sequence ATGCTTACTAAGCTGTTACATGTTTCTGTGCCTGTGGATGATTATGACGAAGCCTTAAAATGGTATACAGAAAAACTGGGGCTGGAAGTACGGAAAGACAACACCTTTGGTGAAGGTTATCGTTTTATCGCCGTGGGAGCCAAACAGCAACCGGATGTGGAAATAGTGTTAAACAAAAATATTCCCGGCGTGGTTGAGGTGGGCAAGGTTTCAGGCTGGGTTTTTGGTACCGACAATTGCCGTCAACAGGTGGAAACCCTAAGGGAACAGGGAGTACAAATTTTAAGTGAACCGGAGGAAGTTCCCTGGGGTATACAGGCTGCCATTGCCGATCCCTATGGTAATAGTTTTGTTCTGGTGGAGGAACGAAAATAA
- a CDS encoding DUF3909 family protein, which yields MQQLMALLHNSLKDVTLKSLNHEQRVKLKNNYNCKLYLFDYGLNASGDLVIKTSKSNYTNLLYYMGFAAGQRDPVKVKVELADDVVVVYDMQHQRVVGLAEKLGLVG from the coding sequence ATGCAACAGTTAATGGCATTGTTACATAATAGCCTGAAGGATGTTACTTTAAAGTCCCTAAATCATGAACAAAGGGTAAAACTAAAAAACAACTATAATTGTAAACTGTATTTATTTGATTATGGTCTTAATGCCAGTGGTGATCTGGTGATAAAGACCAGCAAAAGTAATTACACCAATTTACTCTACTATATGGGTTTTGCCGCCGGTCAAAGGGATCCGGTAAAAGTAAAGGTGGAACTGGCCGATGATGTGGTTGTTGTTTACGACATGCAGCATCAAAGGGTTGTGGGTCTGGCAGAAAAACTAGGCCTGGTTGGTTGA
- a CDS encoding S-layer homology domain-containing protein, which translates to MKKKLFPLVLSALLLLPNTVFAQTPFTDISGHWAAQEIEAVYQKGYLKGTGNNQFSPEKTVTRAELAAVLDRVFDFNQDGPRDLYDDLEADQWYSEAALKCGVNGIFAIADRKFSPHQPVTRLEIAKAINNSLNAKKLGIITTLMWPVFEDTVNLPQEDQSVISFIFNAGIMKGDAAQHFRPQDQVTRAELAAILQRTLNSLEHAFPINETQQRVDLRGEIKEIATEKGVTRMLIEGVAEKDTMYDKALVKLTEDTLVTKGDSQISPADLTTGLTVEVEFTGPVAESYPVQATAQSVRVLE; encoded by the coding sequence ATGAAGAAAAAATTGTTTCCTTTAGTGCTAAGTGCTCTATTGTTACTTCCCAATACAGTTTTTGCCCAAACTCCCTTTACAGATATTTCCGGCCATTGGGCCGCCCAGGAAATTGAAGCTGTCTACCAAAAGGGATACTTAAAGGGTACCGGCAATAATCAGTTTAGTCCCGAAAAAACCGTAACCAGGGCAGAACTGGCGGCTGTTTTAGATCGGGTTTTTGACTTTAACCAGGATGGCCCAAGGGATCTGTATGATGATCTAGAAGCTGACCAATGGTATAGTGAGGCTGCCTTAAAATGCGGCGTTAACGGCATTTTTGCCATAGCAGACCGCAAATTTAGCCCCCACCAACCGGTAACTAGATTAGAAATAGCCAAGGCTATTAATAATTCATTGAATGCTAAGAAATTAGGGATCATCACCACCCTGATGTGGCCGGTTTTTGAAGATACCGTCAATCTGCCGCAGGAAGACCAAAGTGTCATAAGCTTTATCTTTAATGCAGGTATTATGAAAGGTGATGCTGCACAACATTTTAGACCCCAGGATCAGGTAACCAGAGCAGAACTGGCCGCTATTCTACAGAGAACCCTGAACAGCTTAGAACATGCCTTTCCCATTAACGAGACCCAGCAAAGGGTAGATTTAAGGGGAGAAATTAAAGAGATTGCTACCGAGAAGGGTGTAACCAGGATGCTCATTGAAGGTGTGGCAGAAAAGGACACCATGTATGATAAAGCCCTGGTAAAACTAACTGAGGATACCCTGGTGACAAAGGGAGATAGCCAAATCTCTCCGGCTGACCTAACAACAGGGCTTACGGTGGAAGTGGAGTTTACCGGTCCGGTGGCGGAATCCTACCCTGTTCAGGCAACTGCCCAATCGGTCAGAGTGTTAGAATAA
- a CDS encoding GIY-YIG nuclease family protein produces the protein MDRKKELKEQYKQMKPPMGIFMVRCKLDNKCLLEVTPNIKGKINSTRFQLANGSHRNRELQKAWRELGEDAFEFEVLENLEYDEDETKTDYKEDLALLEIIWQEKLAKEGMDFYKR, from the coding sequence ATGGACAGAAAAAAGGAATTAAAAGAACAATATAAGCAAATGAAACCACCCATGGGAATCTTCATGGTTCGTTGTAAATTAGATAACAAATGTTTACTGGAGGTAACTCCCAATATAAAAGGCAAAATAAACAGTACCAGGTTTCAACTGGCCAATGGTTCCCATCGTAACCGGGAGTTACAAAAGGCTTGGCGAGAACTGGGTGAGGATGCCTTTGAATTTGAGGTGCTGGAAAACCTTGAATATGATGAGGACGAAACAAAAACCGATTATAAGGAGGACTTAGCTCTACTGGAAATTATTTGGCAAGAGAAGTTGGCTAAGGAAGGCATGGACTTTTACAAAAGATAA